One Helianthus annuus cultivar XRQ/B chromosome 7, HanXRQr2.0-SUNRISE, whole genome shotgun sequence genomic region harbors:
- the LOC110868902 gene encoding uncharacterized protein LOC110868902 isoform X2, whose product MDHKKHQSGGSSSSSSFTENLFGPKDASSASSSGLFSTVFGPSSTGLGRHPSHSNNTGSSKNKESGGLYGSGKPSTPDYKTQRSAGPVYQNETAEPSYLSSSIYYGGQEDYAPNTETTRPPHTSKKDGGDNDPNGSSASRGNWWQGSLYY is encoded by the exons ATGGATCACAAAAAGCATCAATCCGGAGGTTCTTCTTCGTCTTCTTCATTTACGGAGAATCTGTTTGGCCCCAAGGATGCATCCTCGGCCTCCTCGTCGGGCCTTTTCAGCACTGTTTTCGGTCCCTCCTCCACG GGTCTTGGAAGACATCCATCTCACTCTAACAACACAGGATCATCCAAAAACAAGGAGTCTGGTGGTCTATATGGAAGTGGCAAACCTTCTACACCAG ATTACAAGACACAAAGAAGCGCGGGTCCAGTTTACCAAAATGAAACGGCAGAACCAAGCTATCTCAGTTCATCCATCTATTATGGTGGCCAAGAAGATTATGCCCCAAATACAGAAACCACACGCCCTCCACATACA tcCAAGAAAGATGGAGGTGATAATGATCCAAATGGGAGCAGTGCTTCAAGGGGAAACTGGTGGCAAG GATCTCTTTACTATTAA
- the LOC110868902 gene encoding uncharacterized protein LOC110868902 isoform X1 — MDHKKHQSGGSSSSSSFTENLFGPKDASSASSSGLFSTVFGPSSTGLGRHPSHSNNTGSSKNKESGGLYGSGKPSTPDYKTQRSAGPVYQNETAEPSYLSSSIYYGGQEDYAPNTETTRPPHTSKKDGGDNDPNGSSASRGNWWQGSLYY, encoded by the exons ATGGATCACAAAAAGCATCAATCCGGAGGTTCTTCTTCGTCTTCTTCATTTACGGAGAATCTGTTTGGCCCCAAGGATGCATCCTCGGCCTCCTCGTCGGGCCTTTTCAGCACTGTTTTCGGTCCCTCCTCCACG GGTCTTGGAAGACATCCATCTCACTCTAACAACACAGGATCATCCAAAAACAAGGAGTCTGGTGGTCTATATGGAAGTGGCAAACCTTCTACACCAG ATTACAAGACACAAAGAAGCGCGGGTCCAGTTTACCAAAATGAAACGGCAGAACCAAGCTATCTCAGTTCATCCATCTATTATGGTGGCCAAGAAGATTATGCCCCAAATACAGAAACCACACGCCCTCCACATACA tcCAAGAAAGATGGAGGTGATAATGATCCAAATGGGAGCAGTGCTTCAAGGGGAAACTGGTGGCAAG